One Glutamicibacter mishrai genomic window carries:
- a CDS encoding ribose-5-phosphate isomerase: MRVHIATDHAGLELSDYLVRHLTAKGYEMINHGPKAYDPEDDYPAFCINAAKAVVEDQRAGLDSLGIVLGGSGNGEQIAANKVEGIRAALAWNLDTAKLAREHNDANVIAVGGRQHSVEEAAELIEAFLAEPFSEAERHVRRIGKIASYETTGEVID; encoded by the coding sequence ATGCGCGTGCATATCGCCACTGACCATGCCGGACTTGAACTGAGTGACTACTTGGTGAGGCACCTGACCGCCAAGGGCTACGAAATGATCAACCATGGTCCGAAGGCCTACGATCCGGAAGATGACTACCCTGCATTCTGCATCAATGCAGCCAAGGCTGTAGTTGAAGATCAGCGCGCAGGCCTGGACTCGCTGGGTATTGTTCTTGGCGGTTCGGGTAACGGCGAGCAGATTGCCGCCAATAAGGTCGAAGGCATTCGTGCTGCACTTGCTTGGAACCTCGATACTGCGAAGCTTGCTCGTGAGCACAATGATGCCAATGTCATCGCCGTGGGCGGTCGCCAGCACTCGGTTGAGGAAGCCGCGGAGCTCATCGAAGCCTTCCTGGCTGAACCATTCAGCGAAGCGGAGCGCCACGTTCGTCGCATTGGGAAGATCGCATCTTACGAAACCACTGGCGAGGTTATCGACTAG
- the pepN gene encoding aminopeptidase N, giving the protein MPGMNLTRAEASTRAELLNVDSYEVSLDLTRGERVFTSKTTVRFTAAEGSSTFIDAVTDTVRSINLNGVELDPAEVSDGIRIQLPNLAAENVLTIDADALYMNTGEGLHRFVDPVDQEVYLYTQFEVADCRRMFAVFEQPDLKATFQFTVTAPKYWNVISNAPTPEPDEHGEAATWIFAPTQRISCYITALIAGPYQVARDSLVSSSGRTVELGVFARASMMEYLDVENIVTITRQGFEFYEKNFGTPYPFEKYDQLFVPEFNAGAMENAGAVTFLEEYVFRSRPTGAMVERRAITVLHELAHMWFGDLVTMKWWNDLWLNESFAEFMSTLAAAQNTEFTSAWTTFNTLEKNWAYRQDQLPSTHPIVAPINDLEDVEVNFDGITYAKGASVLRQLVAFVGQEEFMAGVREYFAKHAWSNTELPDLLSELEAASGRDLSDWGAQWLETAGVNTLKAEIDTDASGTITSFTIRQTAVDEYPTIRQHRLAVGFYSLDEAGTLKRVHREELDISGEATAVDSLAGLQRPDLVLLNDDDLTYAKIRLDELSLATATEHLKDFEDSLPRTLVWSAAWDSVRDAEAPASVYVQLLLNNIGHEVDSTVIMVLLRQLNTSLDNYVASEHSTDLSVQAADRLWQLANEAQAGSDAQLQLAKAFAHRSRTAEQLDLVQALFDGTQSLDGLAIDTDLRWSLVIALSAGGRLTDEQIDAVLKKDDTAKGKASWYTARASRPTRAAKDEAFEAATAATLSNDQQSAIIAGFNNVHDASLIADYTEKYFGLLIKSWETFSHEMAKQIVLGFYPSSQVSQQTLDQTEAFLGSLGEKHPALRRLLTESAADVRRALAARGADA; this is encoded by the coding sequence ATGCCAGGAATGAACCTCACTCGTGCCGAGGCTTCGACTCGCGCAGAACTGCTCAATGTCGACAGCTATGAGGTGAGTCTGGACCTTACTCGGGGCGAACGTGTCTTCACGTCGAAAACCACAGTGCGGTTCACCGCTGCCGAGGGTTCTTCCACGTTCATCGATGCTGTAACTGATACGGTCCGCTCCATCAATCTCAATGGCGTGGAACTCGATCCAGCAGAGGTATCGGACGGCATTCGCATCCAGTTGCCGAATCTGGCAGCCGAGAACGTCCTGACCATCGATGCCGACGCGCTCTACATGAACACCGGCGAAGGCCTCCACCGGTTTGTAGACCCAGTCGATCAAGAGGTCTACCTCTACACCCAGTTTGAAGTCGCTGACTGCCGCCGCATGTTCGCAGTGTTCGAGCAGCCGGACCTCAAGGCGACTTTCCAGTTCACTGTTACCGCGCCAAAATACTGGAACGTCATCTCCAATGCTCCTACCCCTGAACCCGACGAACACGGCGAGGCAGCGACGTGGATCTTTGCCCCCACCCAGCGCATCTCCTGCTACATCACAGCATTGATTGCAGGACCCTACCAAGTCGCCCGTGACTCACTCGTGTCCTCCAGCGGCCGCACCGTCGAATTGGGTGTCTTTGCACGAGCTTCGATGATGGAATACCTGGACGTCGAAAACATCGTGACGATTACCCGCCAGGGATTCGAGTTCTACGAGAAGAACTTCGGCACTCCTTACCCATTCGAGAAGTACGACCAGCTCTTCGTCCCAGAATTTAACGCCGGGGCCATGGAGAACGCTGGCGCTGTGACATTCCTCGAAGAATACGTGTTCCGTTCCCGTCCAACCGGTGCCATGGTCGAACGCCGCGCCATCACCGTTCTGCACGAACTGGCACATATGTGGTTCGGCGACCTGGTCACCATGAAGTGGTGGAACGACCTGTGGCTCAACGAATCATTCGCTGAGTTCATGTCCACCCTGGCCGCAGCCCAGAACACCGAATTCACCAGCGCCTGGACAACCTTCAACACGCTTGAGAAAAACTGGGCCTACCGCCAGGACCAGCTCCCGTCGACTCACCCCATCGTTGCCCCGATCAATGATCTCGAAGACGTCGAGGTCAACTTCGATGGCATTACCTACGCCAAGGGCGCCAGCGTGCTCCGGCAGCTGGTTGCATTCGTTGGCCAGGAAGAATTCATGGCCGGCGTGCGCGAATACTTTGCCAAGCACGCCTGGTCCAACACCGAGCTTCCGGACTTGCTCAGTGAATTGGAAGCTGCCAGCGGACGTGATCTTAGCGATTGGGGCGCGCAGTGGCTTGAGACTGCCGGCGTCAATACCCTTAAGGCGGAGATCGACACGGACGCATCGGGAACCATCACCTCATTCACCATCCGCCAGACAGCGGTTGATGAATACCCGACGATTCGCCAGCATCGCCTTGCCGTAGGCTTCTACAGCCTCGATGAAGCAGGAACGCTGAAGCGCGTGCATCGCGAGGAGCTGGATATCTCGGGCGAGGCGACTGCAGTGGATTCCTTGGCAGGCCTACAGCGCCCAGACCTCGTCTTGCTCAATGACGACGATTTGACCTATGCCAAGATCCGCTTGGATGAACTCTCCCTGGCAACCGCCACCGAGCACCTCAAGGACTTCGAGGATTCCCTGCCTCGAACCTTGGTTTGGTCGGCTGCCTGGGACTCCGTGCGCGACGCCGAAGCACCAGCCAGCGTCTATGTTCAGCTGCTCTTGAACAACATCGGCCACGAGGTCGACTCGACCGTCATCATGGTCCTGCTTCGCCAGCTCAACACCTCGCTGGATAATTACGTTGCTTCCGAGCACAGCACCGATCTGTCAGTCCAGGCAGCGGACCGGCTTTGGCAATTGGCCAACGAGGCTCAGGCCGGTTCCGATGCCCAGCTGCAGCTGGCTAAGGCTTTCGCTCATCGTTCACGCACCGCAGAGCAGCTTGATCTTGTCCAGGCGCTTTTTGACGGTACGCAGTCTCTGGACGGACTGGCCATCGACACCGACCTTCGTTGGTCATTGGTAATTGCGCTCAGCGCCGGCGGTCGCCTGACGGATGAACAAATCGATGCCGTGTTGAAGAAGGACGACACCGCAAAGGGCAAGGCTTCCTGGTACACCGCTCGCGCCTCGCGGCCCACCCGTGCTGCCAAGGACGAGGCCTTTGAAGCAGCCACGGCCGCTACCCTGTCCAATGACCAGCAGAGCGCAATCATTGCCGGTTTCAACAACGTGCACGACGCATCGCTGATCGCCGATTACACCGAAAAGTACTTCGGGCTGCTCATCAAGTCGTGGGAGACCTTCTCCCACGAAATGGCTAAGCAGATTGTGCTCGGCTTCTACCCGAGTTCCCAGGTCTCCCAGCAGACCTTGGACCAGACCGAGGCATTCCTTGGATCACTCGGTGAGAAGCACCCGGCGCTTCGTCGCTTGTTGACCGAATCGGCAGCTGACGTCCGACGTGCGCTGGCGGCACGAGGTGCGGATGCCTAG
- a CDS encoding OsmC family protein, translating into MNLSRHEYHISLEWTGNRGTGTDSYRGYGRDHVVRSAGLPDLPGTADPTFHGDKDRWNPEQLLLAALSQCHMLSYLHLAVNHGVAVTGYRDSANGLLRLNRDNSGEFVQAVLHPSVSLADEMQRELADSLHSQANKICFIARSVNFPVLHEPVLPNHSRGNNNE; encoded by the coding sequence ATGAATCTGTCGCGGCATGAGTATCACATCAGTTTGGAGTGGACAGGCAACCGGGGCACCGGGACCGACAGCTACCGTGGTTACGGCCGGGACCACGTGGTGCGTTCCGCTGGATTGCCGGACCTGCCGGGTACCGCCGATCCCACCTTCCATGGCGACAAAGATCGCTGGAACCCGGAGCAGCTATTGCTTGCGGCTCTGAGCCAATGCCACATGTTGTCTTATCTGCACCTGGCGGTGAACCATGGAGTCGCAGTAACCGGCTACCGTGATTCGGCCAATGGCCTGCTCCGGCTCAACCGCGACAACAGCGGAGAGTTCGTTCAGGCGGTACTGCATCCTTCGGTAAGCCTGGCAGACGAAATGCAACGCGAACTTGCCGATTCGCTTCATTCACAAGCGAACAAAATATGCTTCATCGCCAGATCCGTGAACTTCCCAGTCCTTCATGAACCTGTCCTTCCGAATCATTCCCGAGGAAACAATAATGAGTGA
- a CDS encoding globin: protein MSEHPQIPHSVKQDPFSKPLVLGPSSQEFLDLANEPVDASQYPGTFYHEVGGREVFAKLTKNFYDSVAEDQDFRAMYPEKDLHPAQVRLQLFLEQYWGGPTTYSEHRGHPRLRMRHGNFTVNSHYRDVWLGHMNKAIDQLELPPLQAETLRDYFERAAHSMLNTPD, encoded by the coding sequence ATGAGTGAACACCCGCAGATCCCGCATAGCGTCAAGCAGGATCCGTTCAGCAAGCCTCTCGTCCTGGGCCCATCCAGCCAAGAATTCCTGGATCTTGCCAACGAGCCGGTCGATGCATCGCAGTACCCGGGGACTTTCTACCACGAGGTTGGCGGCCGTGAAGTCTTCGCCAAGCTGACCAAGAACTTTTATGATTCAGTCGCCGAAGACCAGGATTTTCGCGCCATGTACCCGGAGAAGGACCTTCATCCGGCACAAGTCCGGCTGCAGCTATTTCTCGAACAGTACTGGGGCGGGCCAACCACTTATTCAGAGCATCGCGGCCATCCCAGGCTGCGGATGCGGCACGGTAATTTCACCGTGAATTCGCACTACCGCGACGTATGGCTTGGCCACATGAACAAGGCCATCGATCAGCTTGAGCTTCCGCCGCTGCAGGCCGAAACCCTCAGGGATTATTTCGAGCGTGCGGCTCATTCCATGCTCAATACTCCCGATTAA